A portion of the Sphaerochaeta pleomorpha str. Grapes genome contains these proteins:
- a CDS encoding DUF6880 family protein — protein sequence MPDNRKQKLMDLGLETLADTLLELADHIALVDDKINTLVAPEKENIKRYKRKLAALRNSTKYIGAEMTDSLANLLERMLADLEAGITDPGTGLDLVAEFIETDAFVFETCDDSYGTVAEVYLHAARDLFFRYASSCQDKEKVATLFLQVATKDDYGARSSLVENLPNSLGEPVLALMLEKLQALQANEKEEKKKKTYAFMTAFICRQQEEAKLFAATLQGKQVELPTPKMLAVARVFLERKDAGSALAWVKRIPANNSSNRYDIEKILKEIYAMQGDRESLVALQYENFKSYRTLDTFQELLLVMGQEKREEFLASEVNAIFQNPSFNDHDAQFLADVGMLDELESYVFARVETLDGRDYYTLPEIAHTLAKQKRYLASSLLYRSLLDSIMERAYVKSYHHGVDYLRALDAFAPLVKDWKTFPTHNTYKTNLLLENKRKTSFWNQYLKSKG from the coding sequence ATGCCTGATAATCGTAAACAGAAACTGATGGATCTTGGCCTCGAGACCCTTGCCGATACCCTGTTGGAGCTAGCAGACCATATTGCCCTGGTTGATGACAAGATCAACACCCTGGTAGCCCCTGAGAAAGAAAATATCAAACGATACAAACGAAAGTTGGCTGCATTGAGAAATTCCACCAAATACATTGGTGCTGAGATGACCGATTCCTTAGCCAATCTTCTGGAGAGGATGCTTGCAGACCTGGAAGCCGGGATAACAGACCCCGGCACCGGCTTGGACCTGGTCGCCGAGTTTATTGAGACCGATGCATTTGTCTTCGAGACGTGCGACGATTCCTATGGCACAGTCGCTGAAGTTTATCTCCATGCGGCTAGGGACCTGTTTTTCCGGTATGCCTCTTCCTGTCAGGACAAAGAGAAGGTGGCAACCCTGTTTCTGCAAGTGGCCACCAAGGATGACTATGGTGCACGTTCTTCCCTTGTGGAGAACCTTCCCAATTCCCTTGGGGAGCCGGTGTTGGCCCTCATGCTGGAGAAACTGCAGGCATTGCAAGCAAACGAGAAAGAAGAGAAGAAAAAGAAGACCTATGCCTTTATGACGGCATTCATTTGCCGTCAGCAGGAAGAAGCAAAGCTCTTTGCAGCTACCCTGCAAGGCAAGCAGGTAGAGCTGCCGACGCCTAAGATGCTTGCAGTAGCCCGTGTTTTCCTGGAAAGGAAAGATGCCGGATCGGCACTTGCCTGGGTCAAGAGAATCCCTGCAAACAATTCTTCCAATCGCTATGACATTGAGAAAATCCTGAAGGAAATCTATGCAATGCAAGGCGACCGGGAAAGCCTTGTCGCCCTGCAGTACGAAAACTTCAAGTCCTATCGTACGCTCGATACCTTCCAGGAACTGTTGCTTGTCATGGGGCAAGAAAAAAGGGAGGAATTTTTGGCTAGCGAGGTAAACGCTATCTTCCAAAACCCATCTTTCAATGACCACGACGCACAGTTTTTGGCAGACGTGGGAATGCTGGATGAATTGGAATCCTATGTATTTGCCAGGGTGGAGACATTGGATGGAAGAGATTACTATACCTTGCCTGAAATAGCCCATACGCTTGCAAAGCAAAAGCGCTATCTCGCCTCCTCTTTGCTCTATCGCAGCCTGTTGGATTCCATAATGGAACGTGCCTATGTAAAAAGCTACCACCATGGGGTAGACTATCTCAGAGCATTGGATGCTTTTGCTCCCCTAGTCAAAGATTGGAAGACCTTTCCAACGCATAACACGTATAAAACAAATCTCTTGCTGGAA
- a CDS encoding DUF2188 domain-containing protein yields the protein MAKQQHVVPRQDGGWGVKGSNSAKASHVTATKADAVKIAREISKNQGAEMLVHNKDGKIAYRNSYGNDPFPPKG from the coding sequence ATGGCGAAACAACAACATGTCGTTCCTAGACAAGATGGTGGTTGGGGTGTCAAAGGATCCAACTCAGCAAAGGCTTCGCATGTAACTGCGACCAAAGCTGACGCGGTGAAAATTGCACGGGAAATCAGCAAGAATCAAGGAGCGGAGATGCTTGTCCACAACAAGGACGGAAAAATCGCATATCGTAATTCCTACGGTAACGATCCTTTCCCCCCTAAAGGTTGA
- a CDS encoding AAA family ATPase has translation MILEFSVENFLSIKNKQTLSFESASKDNIPDRHYVEMEDGKKILRLACIYGANASGKTNLLLAYGFFLDYILNGFNDLSPTDPIDIVPFAFTQEKNEVSIFELQFYHENHRYIYRLSVNKTQVLQESLQWYQTTQKKLIYSRDETGDVKWGTGIKGAKKQIASMTTKNVTFLNVAAKLGHPVISPIYQDMVSTLLPVVSPETGGLLNNSLRLIEENATYKKDYIKLLSAAYFNNIKDIRVETKDIPQEFLKGLNPETVEHLKTSGYDFKERQGIVVHEFDKKEYLLPLSQESSGTRRFLELAYPLLISILNSGVLLIDEIECSLHKDLLEFFLDTFLDNGKESQLIFTTHITDLMDSELLRDDEVWFAKKQADGSSLYDSISDYEGVRKGASRKKLYEADRFGAKPIISHVLFEKEDLIGTQK, from the coding sequence ATGATCTTGGAATTCTCAGTAGAAAACTTCCTCTCCATAAAAAACAAGCAGACACTGAGCTTTGAATCCGCATCCAAAGACAATATCCCTGACAGGCATTATGTTGAGATGGAAGATGGGAAAAAAATACTTCGCCTTGCTTGCATCTACGGCGCAAACGCTTCAGGAAAAACCAACCTGCTATTAGCCTATGGCTTCTTTCTCGATTACATACTCAATGGTTTCAATGATTTGAGTCCGACTGACCCAATCGACATCGTACCGTTCGCCTTCACCCAGGAAAAAAATGAAGTCAGTATCTTTGAACTTCAGTTTTACCATGAAAATCACCGATACATATATCGGCTATCAGTAAACAAGACACAGGTCCTCCAAGAATCCTTGCAATGGTACCAGACAACCCAGAAGAAATTAATCTATTCCAGAGATGAAACAGGAGATGTTAAATGGGGTACTGGAATCAAAGGTGCCAAGAAACAGATTGCCAGCATGACGACCAAGAATGTTACGTTCTTGAATGTTGCAGCCAAATTGGGCCATCCTGTTATTTCTCCTATCTATCAGGATATGGTCTCGACGTTGTTGCCTGTAGTTTCACCAGAAACAGGCGGTCTTTTGAATAATAGCTTGAGACTGATTGAAGAAAATGCGACATATAAAAAGGATTATATCAAACTCCTCTCTGCAGCATACTTCAACAACATCAAGGACATCCGAGTCGAGACGAAAGACATTCCCCAGGAATTTCTGAAAGGACTTAATCCAGAGACCGTCGAGCATTTGAAAACCAGTGGGTATGACTTTAAGGAGCGACAAGGCATTGTTGTCCATGAATTTGACAAGAAAGAATACCTGCTCCCTCTCTCTCAGGAATCTTCGGGTACACGGCGTTTCCTTGAACTTGCATATCCCTTGCTTATTTCAATTCTGAATTCTGGGGTTTTGCTCATAGATGAGATTGAATGCTCCTTACACAAGGACCTACTGGAGTTTTTCCTGGATACTTTTCTGGACAACGGCAAGGAATCCCAGCTCATATTCACCACCCATATCACGGATCTGATGGATTCTGAGCTTCTTAGGGATGACGAGGTCTGGTTCGCAAAAAAACAAGCTGATGGATCTTCACTCTATGACTCTATTTCAGACTATGAGGGAGTACGAAAGGGAGCATCCCGTAAAAAGCTATATGAGGCTGACCGATTCGGGGCAAAGCCGATTATTTCACACGTACTCTTTGAGAAGGAGGATCTGATTGGGACGCAGAAGTAA
- a CDS encoding RloB family protein has translation MGRRSKKIELVRTMLIITEGSTEKLYFDSLRECLRIPGLTIVPREAKHSSLNDILKNALASYDEDAYESVWVVFDRDTQSHYSEKTRTLIAKAKRKGILFADSMPCFEIWILAHFCLPQAYYHTQEQVEDQLKRHIPGYAKEIDWHKRHSLYRELLPSLKNAITHGKALTAKAENDIQKTNTLVWKIIENIQQKRSCSG, from the coding sequence TTGGGACGCAGAAGTAAAAAAATCGAACTTGTCCGAACCATGCTCATAATCACAGAAGGAAGCACAGAGAAATTGTATTTCGATTCTCTGCGCGAGTGCCTGCGCATACCTGGCCTCACTATCGTTCCCCGGGAAGCGAAGCATAGCTCGCTTAACGATATCCTTAAGAATGCCCTGGCATCCTATGATGAGGATGCATACGAATCGGTCTGGGTCGTATTTGACCGGGACACACAATCGCATTACTCTGAAAAAACGAGAACCCTGATTGCAAAGGCAAAGCGAAAAGGAATATTGTTTGCCGATTCGATGCCTTGTTTTGAAATCTGGATCCTTGCACATTTTTGTCTGCCGCAGGCTTATTACCATACTCAAGAGCAGGTAGAAGACCAACTGAAGAGACATATTCCCGGCTATGCAAAGGAAATCGATTGGCATAAGAGGCATAGTCTTTACAGGGAATTGCTTCCATCGCTAAAGAATGCTATCACTCATGGTAAAGCACTGACCGCAAAAGCAGAAAACGATATACAAAAGACAAACACTCTGGTTTGGAAGATTATTGAGAACATACAGCAAAAAAGAAGCTGTTCTGGATAA
- a CDS encoding DUF5107 domain-containing protein, translating into MEQTVQASFIEQTIPTYKTGEPMDLPFFFEKKPYQGASGKLYPLAFTDTLTGEKVDKQYQVGVLENRYIRIEVLPEIGGKISRGFDKLGNTDFIYHNSVVKPALIGLSGPWVSGGIEFNWPQHHRPTTFSPLPATLEWNEDGSATIWTGEIDPMLHMKGMAGITVCPGHSYCKVKAKIFNSTEFIQPFMWWANLAVPGKKQYRIVFPPDVEYVNDHDRRAVIGWPIAKGVYETARPFDYGTGTDLSRYESIKVPSSYMVSEGQSEMDFVCGYDENTQKGIVAWADHRIAPGKKLFHWGDGDFGRMWCSNLTDTDGPYVELMTGCYTDNQPDFSWILPGETKEFEQYWYPIRAIGAVKNATRDAAVNMEIRDGALFLGIHATSCFPGSSVEVFHRSELILKTTVDLDPETPWTFSLQWKEQLSYEDLSIVARDVQKRTIVAFTVPVRGQKEPIKPRNPVKRPAEITSIEELYLTGIHLEQYKQHSYDPSDYYLEALKRSPEDIRCNTSMGRLCLKQGLYEACLSYCTKAIDKLLSLNGHPVSVEALYLKALALVRLQKDGEAKVLFSKVIWNFEYKGAAYYELACLSCRQGLFDEALENVEACFANNQKARNLKAVLLRHLGRTEESRKLGDSNITSDLLDLFSRFEKYLLCKDQMLVKEIQQVFGSNIQGAFEVVCEYLHAGFFEDALLVLDCLDETYPLVPYYKAYISWCLSRPYSVFFQQLTEGICFPSRLEDYAVLQWVVTEAPDSAKANYLLGCLLYDKERYTEAMTCWEATIESNPSHVQALRNLSIGYYDKCGDAKGARLCMEKAFHLSKNPRILFEYQQLLKQSCIEDTVRLSIYEQYPQLVDQRDDCYLDRIMLLTAQKRYFEAIKLITSRTFHIYEGGEGKLTKHHSWLYVLYALSLEEKGEFDKAQQAYAKALVIPKEYGEAKSWFAQEGHIYYFLGNMLALMKVPSQEVEKAYEQASIPKSAVSEISLFRALSLQKLGRFPEARKVLQEMLEQGQNLIDNADRYPYFGVGAVTPMPFGYDIEKTNRIEGNILKAYALLGLGNRQQALVSLSKVKIDSPYEFRAFIFETILGLV; encoded by the coding sequence ATGGAACAAACAGTACAAGCCTCGTTCATAGAGCAAACCATTCCCACCTATAAGACCGGGGAACCTATGGACCTTCCTTTTTTCTTTGAGAAGAAGCCATATCAAGGGGCTAGTGGAAAACTCTATCCCCTTGCCTTTACCGATACGTTAACAGGAGAGAAGGTTGACAAGCAGTATCAGGTAGGAGTCTTGGAAAACCGATACATTCGGATTGAGGTCTTGCCCGAAATAGGAGGCAAGATTTCCAGGGGTTTTGATAAATTGGGAAACACGGATTTTATCTACCATAACTCTGTGGTAAAACCTGCCTTAATCGGTCTTTCTGGCCCGTGGGTTTCTGGTGGGATAGAGTTCAATTGGCCACAACATCATCGACCAACTACCTTTTCACCTTTACCTGCCACCTTGGAATGGAATGAAGATGGATCGGCTACCATTTGGACAGGCGAGATTGACCCTATGTTGCATATGAAGGGCATGGCAGGGATTACTGTATGCCCCGGGCATTCCTATTGCAAGGTCAAAGCAAAGATTTTCAATAGTACGGAATTCATCCAACCATTTATGTGGTGGGCAAACCTTGCAGTTCCAGGCAAGAAACAGTATCGGATTGTGTTTCCCCCAGATGTGGAATATGTCAATGATCACGACCGTAGGGCAGTGATTGGATGGCCTATAGCCAAGGGAGTGTATGAGACTGCACGTCCTTTTGATTATGGAACGGGAACGGATCTGTCACGGTATGAATCCATCAAGGTTCCTTCTTCCTATATGGTAAGCGAAGGGCAGTCGGAGATGGATTTTGTCTGCGGTTATGATGAAAATACGCAAAAAGGCATCGTTGCGTGGGCCGACCACAGAATTGCACCAGGAAAGAAATTGTTCCATTGGGGAGATGGAGATTTTGGAAGGATGTGGTGCTCGAATCTTACCGATACCGATGGACCCTATGTAGAATTGATGACTGGATGTTATACCGATAACCAACCTGATTTCAGTTGGATTCTACCTGGGGAAACCAAGGAGTTCGAGCAGTATTGGTATCCTATACGTGCCATAGGGGCGGTCAAGAACGCTACGAGGGATGCAGCAGTCAACATGGAGATTCGTGATGGGGCTTTATTTTTAGGGATACATGCTACGTCCTGTTTCCCCGGTTCTTCTGTAGAGGTTTTTCATAGGAGTGAACTCATATTGAAAACCACAGTGGATTTGGACCCTGAGACGCCTTGGACGTTTTCTTTGCAATGGAAGGAGCAATTGTCCTATGAAGATCTATCAATAGTGGCTAGAGACGTACAGAAGCGTACCATTGTTGCTTTCACCGTGCCTGTCCGCGGGCAAAAGGAGCCAATAAAACCAAGGAATCCTGTAAAAAGACCTGCTGAAATTACCTCGATCGAAGAGCTTTATCTGACAGGTATCCATTTGGAACAGTATAAGCAACATAGCTATGACCCAAGCGATTACTATCTGGAAGCATTGAAACGGAGTCCTGAGGATATCAGGTGCAATACTTCTATGGGGCGGCTATGTTTGAAACAGGGTTTGTATGAGGCGTGCCTTTCCTATTGTACAAAGGCAATCGACAAATTGCTTTCATTGAATGGTCACCCTGTTTCCGTTGAGGCTTTGTATCTGAAGGCTCTGGCTTTGGTGCGGCTGCAAAAAGATGGGGAAGCAAAGGTTTTGTTTTCCAAGGTAATCTGGAATTTCGAATATAAAGGGGCTGCCTATTATGAATTGGCCTGTCTTTCTTGCCGCCAGGGTTTGTTTGATGAGGCCTTGGAGAATGTAGAGGCTTGTTTTGCGAACAATCAAAAGGCAAGGAATCTGAAAGCTGTACTGTTGAGACATCTGGGAAGGACTGAGGAGAGTAGGAAGCTAGGCGATTCCAATATAACCTCAGATTTGTTGGATCTGTTCTCACGGTTTGAGAAATATCTCCTTTGTAAGGATCAAATGCTGGTAAAGGAGATTCAGCAAGTATTTGGCTCCAATATACAGGGAGCTTTTGAGGTAGTCTGCGAATATTTGCATGCCGGTTTCTTCGAAGATGCCTTACTTGTACTGGACTGTCTGGACGAAACATACCCTCTGGTTCCCTATTATAAGGCGTATATTTCATGGTGTCTTTCTCGTCCCTATTCAGTGTTTTTCCAACAGCTCACCGAGGGTATTTGTTTTCCATCGCGTTTGGAAGACTATGCTGTGTTGCAATGGGTTGTAACAGAAGCCCCGGACTCTGCAAAGGCAAACTATCTCCTTGGTTGTTTGCTGTATGACAAGGAACGGTATACCGAGGCTATGACCTGCTGGGAAGCGACTATAGAGAGTAATCCTTCCCATGTGCAGGCTTTGAGGAATCTTTCAATAGGGTACTATGATAAGTGTGGTGATGCCAAAGGGGCCAGGCTTTGTATGGAAAAAGCCTTCCACCTTTCCAAAAACCCTAGGATTTTATTTGAATACCAGCAATTGTTGAAACAGAGCTGCATTGAAGATACGGTCAGGCTGTCAATTTACGAACAATATCCTCAGCTGGTAGACCAACGGGACGACTGTTATCTGGATAGAATCATGTTGCTTACTGCCCAAAAACGATATTTTGAAGCAATAAAGCTCATTACTTCGCGTACATTCCATATATATGAGGGAGGGGAAGGAAAGCTTACCAAGCATCATAGTTGGCTGTATGTCCTCTATGCCTTGTCGTTGGAAGAGAAGGGGGAATTTGACAAAGCCCAACAGGCCTATGCAAAAGCCTTGGTTATTCCCAAGGAGTATGGCGAAGCGAAGAGCTGGTTTGCCCAAGAAGGGCACATATATTATTTCTTGGGTAATATGCTTGCTTTGATGAAAGTTCCTTCCCAAGAAGTGGAAAAGGCTTACGAGCAAGCGAGCATTCCCAAGTCAGCGGTCTCGGAGATATCTCTTTTCAGGGCTCTTTCGTTGCAGAAGTTGGGACGATTTCCTGAAGCCAGGAAAGTTTTACAGGAGATGTTGGAACAGGGACAAAATCTGATTGACAATGCCGACCGATATCCTTATTTCGGAGTAGGTGCCGTGACACCCATGCCGTTCGGGTATGATATTGAGAAAACCAATAGGATTGAGGGAAATATCTTGAAGGCGTATGCTTTACTTGGCCTTGGAAACCGGCAACAGGCCCTTGTTTCTCTATCGAAGGTAAAGATTGATAGTCCCTATGAATTCAGGGCATTTATCTTTGAGACGATCCTTGGTCTGGTTTAG
- a CDS encoding substrate-binding domain-containing protein: MKLYAIIEPLYQKSPWCIQYLQGLHYEAGRNAIQLVYCAKPEDIASPEQGMRTCCIFIGSTQAWLSDIALRLKERRIQGISTIQEGLFLAAGTSEISINYSQAMTALQSYFQTYGKNKTALFGVNTHSSTDSIKAAAFSRTFPDGHIFSHTGEIKESCINFLTAHEQFDSVICCSDLVALALLRFLQQQKSIVPQELWLVAFGHSPLADYCTPSITCVRCDYELLGRQMVKLAQLLIKNHSLSTLSGTVQASIESKGTTDNTPVSQRRNDTKPFRRFESGQKFYDDPLFQELSALDRLFSNILPVDFQILQGIYNKKRYIDLAEELHMSENSIKYRTKRMMGLVARTTREELIKLVSLYVNLEGKET; this comes from the coding sequence ATGAAGTTGTATGCCATCATTGAACCCCTATACCAGAAATCACCCTGGTGCATCCAATACTTGCAAGGTCTCCATTATGAAGCTGGACGAAATGCTATACAGCTCGTGTACTGCGCAAAACCAGAGGACATCGCAAGCCCAGAACAGGGGATGAGAACCTGCTGCATATTCATCGGGTCCACCCAAGCTTGGCTTTCCGATATTGCCCTCCGCCTAAAGGAACGAAGGATACAGGGAATCTCGACAATTCAGGAAGGATTGTTCCTTGCAGCAGGAACCAGCGAGATAAGCATCAACTACTCCCAGGCTATGACGGCCCTGCAGTCCTATTTCCAGACCTATGGAAAAAATAAAACAGCTCTTTTTGGGGTAAACACCCATTCCTCAACAGACTCTATCAAAGCTGCGGCATTTTCACGGACATTTCCCGATGGCCATATCTTTTCCCATACAGGGGAAATCAAGGAAAGCTGTATCAACTTCCTCACTGCCCATGAACAATTCGATTCCGTCATTTGCTGCAGTGACCTGGTTGCCCTCGCTTTACTCCGTTTCTTACAACAACAAAAGAGTATCGTCCCCCAGGAGCTCTGGCTGGTTGCCTTCGGACACTCCCCCTTGGCCGACTATTGCACACCTTCAATAACCTGTGTGCGCTGCGACTACGAATTGCTCGGGAGACAAATGGTAAAGCTTGCCCAGTTGCTTATCAAAAATCATTCTCTTTCCACCCTCTCGGGCACCGTGCAAGCCAGCATTGAGAGCAAAGGGACAACCGATAACACTCCTGTTTCCCAAAGAAGAAATGATACAAAACCTTTCAGGCGTTTTGAATCGGGGCAAAAATTTTATGACGATCCCCTATTCCAGGAACTCTCTGCCTTAGATAGGTTGTTTTCCAATATCCTTCCGGTTGATTTCCAGATCCTGCAAGGAATCTATAACAAAAAGCGATACATCGACCTTGCCGAGGAATTGCACATGAGTGAAAACAGTATCAAATACCGAACAAAACGGATGATGGGTCTCGTTGCCAGAACAACAAGAGAGGAACTAATAAAATTGGTTTCCCTCTATGTGAACCTAGAAGGAAAAGAAACCTAG